A stretch of Priestia aryabhattai DNA encodes these proteins:
- a CDS encoding GNAT family N-acetyltransferase: MIKIKRDHLTNNEVIELVSSHLQGMNLHSPPESIHALDIESLKQHDITFWSVWEGSQLAGCGAIKELDEHHGEIKSMRTATAHLRKGIARELLQYIINEAQKRGYRRLSLETGSAPAFEPARKLYASFGFYQCEPFSTYKEDPYSVFMTKELND; this comes from the coding sequence ATGATTAAAATAAAAAGAGACCATTTAACGAACAATGAAGTTATTGAATTAGTAAGTTCTCACCTTCAAGGAATGAACTTACATTCGCCCCCTGAAAGTATTCATGCTCTAGATATTGAAAGCTTAAAACAACATGATATTACGTTTTGGAGCGTGTGGGAAGGAAGTCAGCTAGCAGGGTGCGGGGCTATAAAAGAGCTAGATGAGCACCACGGAGAAATTAAATCGATGCGAACAGCCACCGCCCATTTGCGGAAAGGAATTGCTAGAGAGCTGCTGCAGTACATAATAAATGAAGCACAAAAACGAGGGTACCGACGCTTAAGCTTAGAAACAGGATCCGCACCCGCTTTTGAACCGGCTAGAAAGCTATACGCCAGTTTTGGATTTTACCAATGCGAACCGTTTTCTACCTACAAAGAAGATCCATACAGTGTATTTATGACAAAAGAACTGAATGATTAA
- a CDS encoding TetR/AcrR family transcriptional regulator, whose protein sequence is MNKKKLQSEQTKRKVADAAKALFSQKGYKATSIEEIVEATGSSKGNIYYHFKSKEGLFLYLIDEWDLEWERNWKEREALYKTTRDKLFGIAEQIILDDLNHPLTKAADEFFNNEEKGSDIEERIDEMVKRHVEFNRELLQKGIDEGEFSHKNAEQLAVVLEGLFVGMSRMSRKTSTENALQLYHSAIDVFLNGIIARSS, encoded by the coding sequence TTGAATAAAAAAAAGCTTCAAAGTGAACAAACAAAAAGAAAAGTGGCAGATGCCGCTAAAGCATTGTTTTCCCAAAAAGGCTATAAAGCTACGTCTATTGAGGAAATTGTAGAAGCTACGGGAAGCAGTAAAGGGAATATTTATTATCACTTTAAAAGTAAAGAAGGACTTTTTCTCTATTTAATAGACGAATGGGATCTCGAGTGGGAAAGAAACTGGAAAGAAAGAGAGGCTCTTTACAAAACAACAAGAGATAAGCTTTTTGGAATTGCGGAGCAAATCATTTTAGATGATTTGAATCATCCTCTTACGAAAGCTGCCGATGAGTTTTTTAACAACGAGGAAAAGGGTAGCGATATCGAAGAGCGAATTGATGAGATGGTGAAACGACACGTGGAGTTTAACCGCGAACTTTTGCAAAAAGGCATTGATGAAGGTGAGTTTTCTCATAAAAATGCAGAACAGCTTGCAGTGGTTTTAGAAGGGCTGTTTGTGGGGATGAGCCGCATGTCTCGAAAAACGAGCACGGAAAATGCCCTGCAGCTTTACCATTCAGCAATCGATGTATTTTTAAACGGAATTATAGCAAGGTCTTCTTAA
- a CDS encoding MFS transporter, whose translation MSLLLRNRAAILLLMLNIFIIFTGIGLVIPIMPTYMTELHINGSVMGLLVAVFSLTQFLFSPLAGRLSDSLGRKKIIVAGMIVFALSEWFFGSVSTPLLLFVSRMLGGVGAALIMPAVMAYTADVTSAKERAKGMGYVTAAITTGFIIGPGIGGFLAEYGMRVPFYMAAVAGGLAAVITLFVLPESRPVQNPAVSNKENPKEDRLLLQLMNSYKEPYFLSLIIVFVTSFGLSNYETIFSLFVDHKFSFTPKDIAFVITFGSIAGAVVQVTIFGWILNKFGEKRVISFCLMMTGLFILLTLFVHTYWLIIVVTFIVFLATDILRPAISTQMSMMAQDDQGYVAGLNSAYTSLGNIIGPVVAGFLFDININYPYVSAALVLLLCFLLSLRAGKDRKTAVRNQAVQEK comes from the coding sequence ATGTCATTATTGTTAAGAAATCGAGCGGCGATTTTGCTGCTTATGCTAAATATTTTTATTATCTTTACGGGAATCGGTCTCGTTATCCCAATTATGCCAACATATATGACAGAGCTTCATATCAATGGCAGCGTGATGGGGCTTTTAGTAGCGGTGTTTTCGTTAACTCAATTTCTGTTTTCACCTTTAGCGGGCCGGTTATCAGATTCGTTAGGGAGAAAGAAAATTATTGTAGCGGGAATGATTGTTTTTGCCCTGTCTGAATGGTTCTTTGGTTCAGTGAGTACCCCTCTTTTATTATTTGTATCCAGAATGTTAGGCGGGGTCGGGGCCGCGCTTATTATGCCTGCTGTTATGGCCTATACAGCAGACGTGACGTCTGCTAAAGAACGCGCTAAAGGAATGGGCTATGTGACGGCGGCGATTACAACAGGATTTATTATTGGGCCAGGTATCGGAGGCTTTTTAGCTGAATACGGCATGCGCGTACCGTTTTATATGGCCGCAGTAGCAGGAGGCTTGGCTGCAGTGATTACGCTGTTTGTTTTGCCGGAGTCCCGTCCTGTACAAAATCCTGCTGTTTCAAATAAAGAGAATCCAAAAGAAGATCGGCTGCTACTGCAGCTTATGAATTCCTATAAAGAACCTTATTTTTTAAGTTTAATTATCGTTTTTGTGACATCGTTTGGATTATCCAATTATGAAACGATCTTTTCACTATTTGTTGATCATAAATTTAGCTTTACACCAAAAGATATTGCGTTTGTCATTACATTTGGCTCTATTGCAGGGGCTGTGGTGCAGGTTACGATTTTTGGCTGGATTTTAAATAAGTTCGGTGAAAAAAGAGTAATTTCGTTTTGCTTGATGATGACGGGACTTTTTATTTTACTTACGCTATTTGTGCACACATACTGGCTTATTATTGTTGTGACATTTATCGTCTTTTTAGCAACAGATATTTTACGTCCCGCAATCAGCACGCAAATGTCGATGATGGCACAAGACGACCAAGGGTATGTAGCCGGACTAAATTCTGCTTATACAAGTCTTGGGAATATTATTGGACCCGTTGTAGCAGGCTTTCTCTTTGATATAAACATTAATTATCCATACGTATCAGCTGCACTTGTTCTGCTGCTTTGTTTTCTTTTATCTTTAAGAGCAGGGAAGGACCGAAAAACAGCTGTGAGAAATCAGGCGGTTCAAGAGAAATAA